In the Oreochromis aureus strain Israel breed Guangdong linkage group 14, ZZ_aureus, whole genome shotgun sequence genome, one interval contains:
- the mpzl3 gene encoding myelin protein zero-like protein 3, whose amino-acid sequence MRRPLRRTSALNVVLLLYWLCCLAPSPVSSITVTTPPEVHASKGDTVTLSCSFTSTSRPTSKMTVDWSYRPQSGGPPMMFLHFSSRAYPPTEGQFGGRIRWQGTPARGDASISLINATLNDNGTFTCTVRNPPDVHGSTTSHTVLTVTPRVPSIRFSDVAVLLFFILLPSAVITLILIGRMMCPKKERNQSKAHRSPIEVTEGDEYGIPGYTHKEDGAKCCDLYLMDSDEEYYLKDFKKRPPEVEGYADSHC is encoded by the exons ATGCGTCGACCGCTCCGAAGGACGAGTGCTCTGAACGTGGTTTTGCTGCTGTATTGGCTCTGCTGTTTAG CTCCTTCCCCAGTCTCCTCCATCACAGTGACCACACCACCAGAGGTCCATGCATCTAAAGGAGATACTGTCACATTGTCCTGTTCATTTACTTCCACAAGTAGGCCAACTAGTAAGATGACAGTTGACTGGTCTTACCGGCCGCAGAGTGGAGGTCCACCAATGATG TTTCTCCACTTCTCCTCACGAGCATACCCGCCAACAGAGGGTCAGTTCGGCGGTCGAATCCGGTGGCAAGGCACCCCGGCACGTGGAGATGCTTCCATCTCTTTAATCAATGCCACACTGAATGACAATGGGACCTTTACATGCACAGTCAGAAACCCTCCTGATGTCCACGGGTCCACGACTTCACACACTGTACTTACTGTCACACCAAGGG tgcCCAGCATTCGCTTCTCAGATGTTGCAGTCCTCCTTTTTTTCATCCTCCTCCCCTCTGCTGTCATAACCCTCATTCTTATTGGACGGATGATGTGTCCCAAGAAAGAGCGTAACCAATCAAAGGCCCACAGATCACCCATAGAGGTCACAGAGGG GGATGAATATGGCATCCCAGgatacacacacaaagaagaTGGGGCCAAATGCTGTGACCTATATCTGATG gaCTCAGACGAAGAGTATTACttaaaagactttaaaaagAGGCCTCCTGAAGTCGAAGGCTATGCTGACTCCCACTGCTAG
- the gap43 gene encoding neuromodulin, with product MLCCIRRTKPVEKNEEADQKIEQDGTTNKPEDKAHKAATKIQASFRGHITRKKMKDGEEEKEGDSPAAAEEATEGGEEAKKAEGEEAPAKQDEAAGEEAKKEEEETNQAKSPVADKPANSPAAAATATSPVAAAPAAASPTAVAAPSEPKKEEPKAEEKDEEKPKEVEAPAKSPTAEEKEEEKSEEKKEEARQADVPAAVSPTAEKEEPNQTKDAAEESKGEEATPADAEAEATESKDA from the exons ATGCTGTGCTGCATAAGAAGAACCAAACCG GTGGAGAAGAATGAGGAGGCGGACCAGAAGATTGAGCAGGATGGCACCACCAACAAACCCGAGGACAAGGCCCACAAGGCTGCCACCAAAATACAGGCCAGCTTCCGTGGACATATAACTCGGAAAAAGATGAAAGAcggagaggaggagaaagagggtgacagtcctgctgctgcagaggaggcaacagagggaggagaggaggcaAAGAAAGCGGAGGGAGAGGAGGCACCTGCTAAGCAGGATGAAGCCGCAGGAGAAGAGGCtaagaaggaggaagaggagacaaACCAAGCCAAAAGCCCAGTGGCAGACAAGCCAGCTAACTCTCCAGCAGCTGCTGCCACAGCGACGTCTCCCGTAGCGGCCGCCCCGGCTGCTGCGTCTCCCACGGCTGTCGCGGCGCCCTCtgaacccaagaaagaggagccAAAAGCGGAGGAGAAAGATGAGGAGAAGCCCAAAGAGGTGGAGGCCCCAGCCAAGAGTCCCACAGctgaagagaaggaggaggagaagagcgaagagaaaaaggaggagGCCAGACAAGCCGACGtgcctgctgctgtcagtccGACAGCTGAGAAGGAGGAGCCTAACCAAACAAAAG ATGCTGCAGAGGAGTCTAAAGGAGAGGAGGCCACCCCGGCAGATGCAGAGGCGGAGGCCACCGAGTCCAAGGATGCTTAA